Proteins encoded in a region of the Elizabethkingia bruuniana genome:
- the eno gene encoding phosphopyruvate hydratase, with amino-acid sequence MSYISYIDARQILDSRGNPTIEVDVFTESGAMGRAAVPSGASTGEHEAVELRDGGAEFLGKGVLKAVENVREILAPELVGLSVFEQNLLDAVMIDIDGTSNKAKLGANAILGVSLAAAKAAAAELRMPLYKYVGGVNANTLPVPMMNVINGGSHSDAPIAFQEFMVMPVEADSFSHALRKGTEIFHSLKSILKGRNLSTAVGDEGGFAPTFNGTEDGLDTLLQAIEKAGYKPGVDIMLALDCASSEFYKDGIYDYRKFEGDKGAHRTREEQVSYLAELCNKYPIISIEDGMQEDDWEGWKMLTDKIGDRVQLVGDDLFVTNVKRLKKGIDEGIANSILVKVNQIGSLSETMAAVQMAQNNRYTTVMSHRSGETEDATIADLAVAQNCGQIKTGSASRSDRMAKYNQLLRIEEALGETAIYPGFDAFKINRK; translated from the coding sequence ATGAGTTATATTTCTTACATCGATGCCAGACAGATTTTAGATTCTCGTGGCAACCCGACAATTGAAGTGGATGTGTTTACCGAAAGCGGAGCAATGGGAAGAGCAGCAGTTCCTTCCGGAGCTTCTACAGGAGAACACGAGGCTGTTGAATTACGTGATGGCGGCGCAGAATTCCTTGGAAAAGGAGTATTAAAAGCAGTAGAGAATGTTAGAGAGATTCTGGCACCTGAGTTAGTAGGATTATCGGTGTTTGAACAAAACTTACTGGATGCCGTGATGATAGATATCGACGGTACTTCTAATAAAGCAAAACTTGGTGCAAATGCTATTCTTGGAGTATCTCTGGCTGCTGCTAAAGCTGCAGCTGCAGAACTAAGAATGCCACTTTATAAATATGTAGGAGGTGTTAATGCTAATACGCTTCCTGTTCCGATGATGAACGTTATCAACGGAGGTTCTCACTCAGATGCACCAATTGCATTCCAGGAATTTATGGTTATGCCGGTTGAAGCCGATTCTTTCTCTCACGCTTTGAGAAAAGGAACTGAAATCTTCCACAGCCTTAAATCTATTCTTAAAGGAAGAAATCTTTCTACAGCTGTAGGAGACGAGGGAGGTTTTGCACCGACTTTCAACGGTACAGAAGATGGTCTGGATACATTACTTCAGGCAATTGAAAAAGCTGGATATAAGCCAGGTGTAGATATTATGTTGGCATTAGACTGTGCTTCTTCAGAATTCTACAAAGATGGTATCTATGACTACAGAAAATTCGAAGGAGATAAAGGAGCGCACAGAACACGTGAAGAGCAGGTATCTTACTTAGCAGAATTATGTAATAAATATCCGATTATCTCTATCGAAGATGGTATGCAGGAAGATGACTGGGAAGGTTGGAAAATGCTTACTGACAAAATCGGAGACAGAGTACAATTAGTAGGAGATGACCTTTTTGTAACCAATGTAAAACGTTTGAAAAAAGGAATCGACGAAGGTATTGCAAACTCTATCCTGGTAAAAGTAAACCAGATTGGTTCTCTTTCCGAAACAATGGCAGCTGTACAAATGGCACAAAATAACCGCTATACAACAGTAATGTCTCACCGTTCGGGAGAAACTGAAGATGCTACTATTGCAGACCTTGCAGTAGCACAAAACTGTGGACAAATTAAAACAGGATCTGCTTCACGTTCAGACAGAATGGCGAAGTACAACCAACTTCTTAGAATTGAAGAAGCTCTTGGAGAGACTGCAATCTATCCAGGTTTTGACGCCTTCAAGATCAATAGAAAATAA
- a CDS encoding citrate synthase: MSDNKVVLNYDGQAYEYPIVESTLGDRGIDISKLRDQTGLITLDLGYKNTGATISEITYLDGDQGELFYRGYPIDQIAEKSNFTEVMYLLLNGELPNKEQFSGFESNIKKYNFIADEMKKIIDVFPRSAHPMGVLSSLTSALTAFNPKAVDVSSKEDLDHAAELMIAKFAHLCAWTYRKTQGLPLNHGDNKLNYVENFYKMAFRLPNEEFELDPVVVGALDKLLILHADHEQNCSTSTVRMVGSAHTGLFASISAGVSALWGPLHGGANQAVIEMLEMIDKDGGDVSKYVAKAKDKNDNFRLMGFGHRVYKNFDPRAKIIKKAADDILGKLGIQDKALDIAMQLEKVALEDDYFVERKLYPNVDFYSGIIYRALGIPTEMFTVMFALGRLPGWIAQWKEMRLKGDPIGRPRQVYQGAKERNYVPMENR, translated from the coding sequence ATGTCAGACAATAAAGTTGTTCTAAACTATGATGGACAGGCTTATGAGTATCCGATCGTAGAAAGCACTCTGGGAGATAGAGGAATCGATATCTCCAAGCTAAGAGACCAGACTGGTCTTATCACTTTAGATTTAGGTTATAAAAATACAGGAGCTACAATTAGCGAAATTACTTACCTAGATGGTGATCAGGGAGAATTGTTCTACAGAGGCTATCCGATTGATCAAATTGCTGAGAAATCTAATTTTACTGAAGTAATGTATTTGCTATTAAATGGCGAATTACCAAACAAAGAACAATTCAGTGGTTTTGAAAGCAACATAAAGAAGTATAACTTCATTGCTGACGAGATGAAGAAAATTATCGATGTTTTCCCTCGTTCAGCTCACCCTATGGGCGTATTATCTTCCTTAACTTCTGCACTTACAGCATTCAATCCGAAGGCTGTAGATGTAAGCTCTAAAGAAGATCTTGACCATGCTGCTGAACTAATGATTGCTAAGTTTGCTCATCTTTGTGCTTGGACTTACAGAAAAACTCAGGGATTACCATTGAACCATGGAGACAACAAACTTAACTATGTTGAAAACTTCTACAAAATGGCATTCAGATTACCAAATGAGGAATTTGAATTAGATCCTGTTGTAGTAGGCGCATTAGATAAGTTATTAATTCTTCATGCTGATCACGAACAAAACTGTTCTACTTCTACAGTAAGAATGGTAGGTTCTGCTCACACTGGTCTTTTTGCTTCTATTTCTGCAGGTGTTTCTGCATTATGGGGACCTCTTCACGGAGGAGCTAACCAAGCAGTAATTGAAATGCTTGAAATGATTGACAAAGACGGTGGTGATGTATCCAAGTATGTAGCAAAAGCTAAAGATAAAAATGATAACTTCCGTTTAATGGGCTTCGGACACAGAGTTTACAAAAACTTTGACCCAAGAGCTAAAATCATTAAAAAAGCAGCTGATGATATCCTAGGTAAATTAGGAATTCAGGACAAAGCTTTAGATATTGCAATGCAATTAGAAAAAGTGGCTTTGGAAGACGATTACTTCGTAGAAAGAAAACTATATCCAAACGTAGATTTCTACTCAGGTATTATTTACAGAGCTTTAGGAATTCCTACAGAAATGTTTACAGTAATGTTTGCATTAGGAAGACTACCAGGATGGATCGCTCAGTGGAAAGAAATGAGACTGAAAGGAGATCCAATCGGAAGACCAAGACAAGTTTATCAAGGAGCAAAGGAAAGAAACTATGTTCCTATGGAAAACAGATAA
- a CDS encoding helix-turn-helix domain-containing protein yields the protein MTLGQQILFFFSGIGAFNGLLLGSYLLFVRKLKYIPDFFLGLLLLMLSTRVGISVCFYFDQDWPRIIPHLGLAALYFVGPALYYFVLSSFQQEQFNIRKCKKNFSTLTIVLGVVGFLYLIFPVTWMQYFGAFIYGVWMTFVLLSVYQYYILSKKKSKNLNRYVLPVLVSNVIIFSVYELISVEIVEIYCLSGSIVFSFILYVNFLILFNRKYHSVGLKEAGKYSNKKICDERADNFVTRLDQLMYTEELYKNPNLKLSDLASKMNISAHQLSQLLNDNLGKSFSIYVNEYRIEEACRIITSDSFLKIEEIGYEVGFNSKSTFFSTFKKIKNATPQLYRNAAMD from the coding sequence ATGACTTTAGGACAACAGATTTTATTCTTCTTTAGCGGAATAGGTGCCTTTAATGGTTTACTGTTAGGAAGCTATCTTTTGTTTGTAAGAAAGTTAAAATATATCCCGGACTTCTTTTTGGGACTTCTTTTGTTGATGCTGAGTACCAGGGTAGGTATATCCGTATGCTTTTATTTTGATCAAGACTGGCCTCGGATTATACCACATTTGGGACTGGCTGCACTTTATTTCGTAGGGCCCGCATTGTATTATTTCGTATTGTCCTCCTTTCAGCAAGAACAGTTCAATATCAGAAAATGCAAAAAGAACTTTAGTACCCTAACAATTGTTTTAGGAGTCGTAGGCTTTTTATATCTCATCTTTCCGGTTACCTGGATGCAATATTTTGGAGCCTTTATTTATGGAGTATGGATGACTTTTGTTTTGTTGTCAGTCTATCAGTATTATATTCTCTCGAAAAAAAAATCCAAGAACCTGAACAGATATGTACTTCCGGTCTTGGTAAGTAATGTTATTATTTTCTCCGTATATGAACTGATTTCTGTTGAAATCGTAGAAATTTATTGTCTTAGTGGAAGTATAGTATTTTCATTTATTCTGTATGTCAATTTTCTTATATTATTTAACCGCAAATATCATTCTGTAGGTTTGAAGGAAGCAGGTAAATATTCTAACAAAAAAATATGTGATGAGAGAGCAGATAATTTTGTTACCAGGTTAGACCAGTTGATGTATACAGAAGAATTGTATAAAAATCCTAATCTGAAGCTAAGTGATTTGGCTTCGAAAATGAATATTTCTGCACACCAGCTTTCGCAGCTCCTCAATGATAATCTAGGTAAAAGCTTTTCTATCTATGTTAATGAATACAGAATAGAAGAAGCGTGTAGAATAATTACTTCTGATTCTTTTCTTAAAATTGAAGAGATAGGATATGAAGTAGGTTTTAATTCAAAATCGACTTTTTTCTCAACTTTCAAAAAAATTAAAAACGCTACACCACAACTTTACAGAAACGCTGCAATGGACTGA
- a CDS encoding O-acetylhomoserine aminocarboxypropyltransferase/cysteine synthase family protein, giving the protein MSNYRFETLQVHAGHEVDKDTNSRAVPLYQTTSYTFNDAQHAADLFGLKAFGNIYTRIMNPTTDVFEKRIAALYGGAGALAVSSGHAAQFIAITNILQQGDNFVSSPYLYGGSYNQFTVSFKKLGIDARIAKDDNAEDFEALVDENTKALYIETIGNPTLNVADFEAIAKVAEKYQIPLIVDNTFGAGGFLFNPFEYGASIIVESATKWIGGHGSSVGGIIVDSGKFDWANGKFPLLSEPSPGYHDLVFTDVFGKNSPFGNIAFIIKARVEGLRDFGPALSPFNSFQLIQGLETLSLRLERIVQNAQKLAEYLEQHPDVESVIYPGLPNFTDKANANKYLKRGFGGVLNFEVKGGKEAAVKLINSLKLASHLANVGDAKTLVINPASTTHEQLSDEQQAAAGIKPGQIRVSVGIEHIDDIIADFAQAF; this is encoded by the coding sequence ATGAGTAACTACAGATTCGAGACGTTACAGGTGCATGCAGGGCACGAAGTGGATAAAGATACTAACAGCCGCGCTGTTCCGCTTTACCAAACAACATCTTATACTTTTAATGATGCACAACATGCGGCAGATCTTTTTGGCCTGAAAGCTTTTGGAAATATCTATACCCGGATTATGAATCCCACTACAGATGTCTTTGAAAAAAGAATCGCCGCTTTATACGGCGGGGCAGGAGCTCTTGCAGTTTCCTCGGGACATGCAGCACAATTTATTGCTATAACTAATATTCTTCAACAGGGAGATAACTTTGTAAGTTCACCATATTTATATGGAGGAAGCTATAATCAGTTTACTGTAAGCTTTAAAAAACTTGGGATTGATGCCCGTATTGCTAAAGATGATAATGCTGAAGATTTTGAAGCTCTGGTTGATGAAAACACTAAAGCACTATATATTGAAACCATCGGTAACCCAACTCTGAATGTTGCCGACTTTGAAGCTATTGCCAAAGTAGCCGAGAAATACCAGATTCCGTTAATTGTCGACAACACTTTTGGTGCCGGTGGTTTTCTTTTTAATCCGTTTGAATATGGAGCTTCCATTATAGTAGAATCGGCTACCAAATGGATTGGAGGGCATGGTAGCAGCGTTGGGGGAATAATAGTTGACAGTGGTAAATTCGACTGGGCAAACGGGAAATTTCCGTTATTATCAGAACCTTCTCCAGGGTATCATGACCTGGTGTTTACAGATGTTTTTGGTAAGAATTCACCTTTCGGAAATATTGCCTTTATTATTAAAGCAAGGGTAGAGGGGCTTCGTGATTTTGGTCCTGCATTATCACCATTTAATTCTTTTCAGCTGATTCAGGGGTTGGAAACACTATCCTTAAGGCTGGAACGAATAGTTCAGAATGCACAAAAGCTGGCTGAATATCTGGAGCAGCATCCGGATGTAGAAAGTGTTATTTATCCGGGACTTCCCAACTTTACAGACAAGGCAAATGCGAATAAATACCTGAAGAGAGGTTTTGGTGGTGTTCTGAATTTTGAAGTGAAAGGTGGAAAAGAAGCAGCTGTAAAACTGATTAATTCTCTAAAATTGGCAAGTCATCTGGCAAATGTAGGAGATGCTAAAACATTAGTAATTAATCCGGCGTCTACAACACATGAACAGTTAAGTGATGAGCAACAAGCAGCCGCAGGAATTAAACCAGGACAAATACGTGTGAGTGTCGGAATCGAGCATATAGATGATATTATAGCTGATTTTGCACAGGCATTCTAA
- a CDS encoding glycoside hydrolase family 35 protein, with amino-acid sequence MKNLQRLLVLFVLFACNVLIFSQSKKSTFEIKNGHFLLNGKPFSIHSGEMHYPRIPQEYWKHRLQMMKAMGLNAVTTYVFWNYHEESPGKWNWSGEKDLKKFIKTAQEVGLYVIIRPGPYVCAEWEFGGYPWWLQNIKGLKIREDNDQFLAETQKYITQLYNQVKDLQITNGGPVIMVQAENEFGSFVAQRKDIPLASHRTYNAKIVKQLKDAGFSVPMFTSDGSWLFEGGSVVGALPTANGEDNIENLKKVVNQYNNNQGPYMVAEFYPGWLGHWAEKFPRVDAGTVARQTDKYLKNDVSFNYYMVHGGTNFGFTNGANYDKNHDIQPDLTSYDYDAPITEAGWRTPKYDSLRAVISKHTKAKLPEIPAPIKVIDIKDIKLSKLYNFFNYAEGQQVVKGDKPLSFEELNQGHGYVLYRRHFNQPISGTLDLKGLRDYATIYINGEKVGELNRYYNQYTMPIDIPFNSTLEILVENWGRINYGSRINENTKGIISAVKIGDTEITGNWEMTKLPFPDQFASTIKAKPVEGSKLGQLKDVPVLYQGEFELTEAGDTFIDMQNWGKGVIFVNGRNIGRFWKVGPQQTLYIPGVWLKKGKNEIIIFDQLNQKVQSTVSTVKTPILDQLVKP; translated from the coding sequence ATGAAAAACCTGCAAAGACTTTTAGTCCTGTTTGTTTTATTTGCATGTAATGTGCTTATATTTTCTCAATCCAAAAAAAGTACGTTTGAGATTAAAAACGGACATTTTTTATTAAACGGAAAGCCCTTCTCTATTCACTCCGGAGAAATGCATTATCCCCGAATTCCACAAGAATACTGGAAACATCGTCTTCAAATGATGAAGGCAATGGGATTAAATGCCGTTACAACTTATGTTTTCTGGAATTACCATGAAGAAAGTCCGGGGAAATGGAACTGGTCCGGAGAAAAAGACTTAAAGAAATTTATAAAAACTGCACAAGAAGTAGGATTATATGTAATTATAAGACCTGGCCCGTATGTATGTGCCGAATGGGAATTTGGAGGCTATCCATGGTGGCTGCAAAATATTAAAGGATTAAAAATCCGTGAAGACAACGATCAGTTCCTTGCGGAAACCCAGAAATATATTACACAATTATACAATCAGGTAAAAGACCTTCAAATTACTAATGGGGGGCCTGTTATTATGGTGCAGGCGGAAAATGAATTTGGTTCATTTGTAGCACAACGTAAAGATATTCCACTTGCAAGTCACCGTACCTATAATGCAAAGATTGTAAAGCAGCTTAAAGATGCCGGATTTAGTGTACCAATGTTTACTTCCGACGGTTCATGGTTATTTGAAGGTGGTAGTGTTGTAGGTGCTTTGCCAACTGCTAATGGAGAGGATAATATTGAGAACCTTAAAAAAGTGGTGAACCAGTATAATAACAATCAGGGACCTTATATGGTTGCTGAATTTTACCCTGGATGGTTGGGGCACTGGGCAGAAAAATTCCCTAGAGTGGATGCCGGTACTGTAGCACGCCAGACAGATAAATATCTTAAAAATGATGTTTCCTTCAACTACTATATGGTACACGGCGGAACTAATTTTGGATTTACTAACGGTGCAAACTACGACAAGAATCATGATATTCAACCAGACTTAACATCTTATGATTATGATGCTCCTATTACGGAAGCGGGCTGGAGAACTCCTAAATATGATTCATTGCGTGCAGTTATTTCCAAGCATACAAAAGCTAAACTTCCGGAAATACCAGCTCCAATAAAAGTAATTGATATTAAAGATATCAAGCTAAGCAAGTTATACAACTTCTTCAACTATGCAGAAGGACAGCAAGTAGTAAAAGGTGACAAGCCTCTTTCCTTTGAAGAACTTAATCAGGGACATGGATATGTACTTTACCGCCGTCATTTCAACCAACCGATTAGCGGTACTCTTGACTTAAAGGGACTTCGTGATTATGCAACAATTTATATTAACGGAGAAAAAGTAGGAGAACTGAACAGATACTATAACCAGTATACAATGCCAATTGATATTCCGTTTAACTCTACATTAGAGATCTTAGTGGAAAATTGGGGAAGAATTAATTATGGTTCCCGCATTAATGAAAATACAAAAGGAATTATCTCTGCAGTTAAGATTGGAGATACAGAAATTACAGGCAATTGGGAAATGACTAAATTACCTTTCCCAGATCAGTTCGCGTCAACAATCAAGGCTAAACCTGTTGAAGGTAGTAAGCTGGGACAACTGAAAGATGTTCCTGTATTGTATCAAGGGGAATTTGAACTGACTGAAGCAGGGGATACTTTTATCGATATGCAAAACTGGGGTAAAGGTGTCATCTTCGTAAACGGTAGAAATATTGGACGTTTCTGGAAAGTGGGACCACAACAGACGCTTTACATTCCGGGAGTATGGCTGAAGAAAGGTAAGAATGAGATTATTATTTTTGATCAGCTAAACCAAAAGGTACAAAGTACTGTTTCAACTGTTAAAACTCCTATATTGGATCAGTTGGTAAAACCATAA
- a CDS encoding TonB-dependent receptor produces MTTKFWSIILFLLSVSITAQSIRGKIIDAETRRPVTNAEVRIFTSSDLPAQKTNTDSLGVFSFSSDNTLAFQFMITAAGFDEMRIDNFVNNQNILLRPATATISEVTVQGRKNVQLNNGNPEYSVSGNKDLKTAVNLIDVLRKTPGVSMGEDNAVMIGRNTASIFVNGKPLVMSAQELQNYLKTLTPDMVNAVEIIANPSSRYDAEIKGIVNIKLKKNNQLGLRGNYSGNLQLNRTVFVENNLDISYNTNRVAYKLVMGYNNGINTYKYNALQHLANTNIMRTDIYQRMFWRVYSLQAGLDFRINDYNRIGLTFRQNERYDERNRIGELLTRKKDDVDIVSYTGSENPINYHQNNTGAVLDYSFSKNNFEFNVIGNYLSVKNNQNDDFIDRDKLSEVKLSHWKSDLLNKVNILTLQTDLSKKIGGASLEAGLKFSSSETHNNIRYDTLSSGQKFEYDPGRSNIFLYKEKIYAGYISYSQKFGKFSINGGLRAEHTNSVSSAVTMDSVVSRSYTKWLPSINIGYTINNSTELSLSYSRRMTRPPFSQLNPFRVYFSPLNYWIGNPYLLPSITSQLKATFRKKNFIGSLIVGRENDVIVRYPVYHPETNILEYLGTNLPYQDFAALEISFPVKLTKWWNINTQWTGNYNYEYRPYLDTVFTKNIYSYAFGINQTFTLPKGYTANIFSHFESQSGNSLYIYKSRYTVDLSIQKSWLDNKLNTKLSFNNIFDSFAQTLIFRHKQIMNNQLRHWNDLRKIVFALSYNFGSSRYEAKELKRSEEENRAR; encoded by the coding sequence ATGACGACAAAATTTTGGAGTATTATCTTATTTCTTCTATCAGTAAGTATTACTGCACAATCTATTCGGGGAAAAATTATTGATGCAGAAACGAGAAGACCAGTGACAAATGCAGAAGTTAGAATATTCACATCTTCAGATCTACCAGCCCAAAAGACCAATACAGATTCGTTGGGAGTCTTTAGTTTTTCATCAGATAATACTTTAGCTTTCCAATTTATGATTACTGCGGCAGGATTTGATGAGATGAGGATTGATAATTTTGTGAATAACCAGAATATTTTACTTCGCCCTGCTACTGCTACAATCTCTGAAGTAACAGTTCAGGGTAGAAAAAATGTGCAGTTGAATAATGGTAATCCTGAGTATTCAGTTTCCGGAAATAAAGACTTAAAAACGGCTGTTAATCTTATAGATGTTCTGCGGAAGACACCCGGAGTTAGTATGGGTGAAGATAACGCTGTAATGATAGGGAGAAATACAGCAAGTATTTTTGTAAACGGAAAACCATTAGTAATGAGTGCTCAGGAGCTGCAAAACTATTTGAAGACATTGACGCCGGATATGGTTAACGCTGTTGAAATAATAGCAAATCCTTCTTCCAGATATGATGCAGAAATAAAAGGAATTGTAAACATTAAACTTAAAAAGAATAACCAGCTTGGTTTACGGGGAAATTATTCGGGAAACCTTCAGCTAAACAGAACAGTATTTGTCGAAAATAATCTGGATATTTCTTATAATACAAACAGAGTTGCTTATAAATTAGTAATGGGTTATAATAACGGAATCAATACCTATAAGTATAACGCACTACAACACTTGGCAAATACCAATATCATGAGAACCGATATTTACCAGAGAATGTTTTGGCGGGTATATAGCTTGCAGGCCGGGTTAGATTTTAGAATCAATGATTACAACAGAATTGGCCTAACATTTAGGCAGAATGAACGCTATGACGAAAGAAACAGGATTGGTGAATTATTGACCCGGAAAAAAGATGATGTTGATATAGTTTCCTATACAGGAAGCGAAAATCCTATTAATTATCACCAGAATAATACAGGTGCAGTTCTGGATTATTCTTTCAGTAAAAATAATTTTGAATTCAATGTAATAGGGAATTACCTGTCAGTGAAAAACAATCAGAATGATGATTTTATTGATAGAGATAAACTGTCAGAAGTAAAACTATCTCATTGGAAATCAGACTTGCTTAATAAAGTAAATATACTGACCTTGCAAACCGATCTTTCCAAAAAGATAGGAGGAGCTAGTCTGGAGGCGGGATTAAAGTTCAGTTCTTCGGAGACACATAATAATATACGTTATGATACACTTTCTTCCGGCCAGAAATTTGAATATGATCCTGGAAGGAGTAATATCTTTTTATACAAAGAAAAAATTTATGCAGGCTATATTTCTTACAGCCAGAAATTCGGAAAATTTAGCATTAATGGTGGTTTGAGGGCTGAGCATACGAATAGTGTTTCTAGTGCAGTAACTATGGATTCGGTTGTTAGCAGAAGTTATACCAAATGGCTTCCGTCAATTAATATAGGCTATACTATAAATAACTCGACTGAGTTGTCTTTATCATATAGCAGGAGAATGACAAGACCTCCATTTTCACAGCTTAATCCTTTTCGGGTATACTTCAGCCCACTTAATTACTGGATCGGGAATCCATATTTACTTCCCTCTATAACCAGTCAGCTGAAAGCAACGTTTCGGAAGAAAAACTTTATAGGTTCCCTGATTGTTGGAAGAGAAAATGATGTTATTGTAAGATATCCGGTATATCATCCGGAGACCAATATTTTAGAATATCTGGGAACAAACTTACCTTATCAGGATTTTGCAGCTCTGGAAATTTCATTTCCGGTGAAGCTTACAAAATGGTGGAATATTAATACACAATGGACGGGTAATTATAATTACGAGTACAGGCCTTATTTAGATACTGTTTTTACAAAAAATATTTATTCCTATGCCTTTGGAATTAATCAAACGTTCACACTTCCTAAAGGATATACAGCTAATATTTTTTCGCATTTTGAATCTCAGTCAGGGAATAGCCTTTACATTTATAAATCCCGTTATACAGTTGATCTGTCGATACAGAAAAGTTGGCTTGATAATAAGCTAAATACGAAGCTAAGTTTCAATAATATTTTTGACAGTTTTGCCCAGACATTGATTTTCCGTCACAAACAGATTATGAATAATCAACTACGACATTGGAATGATCTCCGGAAAATAGTTTTTGCATTAAGTTATAATTTTGGTTCTTCAAGATATGAAGCTAAAGAACTTAAAAGAAGTGAAGAAGAAAACAGAGCACGATAA
- a CDS encoding dimethylarginine dimethylaminohydrolase family protein, which produces MKLNIKNETGRLKSVVLGQPQSMGDTPELKDSYDAKSYQSIKKEIYPVEKDIISEMNAFEKVLHKYNVEVFRPEIIKDYNQVFSRDVAFVIDDKMIISNIIEDRADEQEAYRKIFEKVPWRNIINLPESAHIEGGDVIVWNDFLFVGTCYSQDYRSYKTARTNEYAIEILKEYFPHKRIIDLDLKKDDKNPKKGILHLDCTFNPIGKDKCVIYKDGFVEESDYQLLLDIFGEENCFVINNEEMVAMVPNIFSIDHDIVVTDGSFTRLNQHLREKWNFTVEEIPYREVSKMGGLLRCSTMPLVREK; this is translated from the coding sequence ATGAAGCTAAACATTAAAAATGAAACAGGGAGACTGAAAAGCGTTGTTTTGGGACAACCACAGTCAATGGGTGATACTCCGGAGTTAAAAGACTCTTATGATGCTAAATCATACCAGAGCATTAAAAAAGAAATTTACCCTGTAGAGAAGGATATTATATCGGAGATGAATGCTTTTGAAAAAGTACTTCACAAATATAATGTAGAAGTTTTCCGTCCCGAAATTATTAAAGATTACAATCAGGTTTTTTCCAGAGACGTTGCTTTTGTTATCGACGACAAAATGATTATTTCCAATATCATTGAAGACAGAGCAGATGAACAAGAGGCATACAGAAAGATATTTGAAAAAGTTCCGTGGAGAAATATTATCAATCTACCGGAAAGTGCTCATATAGAAGGTGGTGATGTTATTGTATGGAACGACTTTTTGTTTGTAGGAACCTGCTACAGTCAGGATTACAGAAGTTATAAGACAGCACGTACCAACGAATATGCCATAGAAATACTTAAGGAGTATTTTCCTCATAAAAGGATTATAGATCTTGATCTGAAAAAAGATGACAAGAATCCAAAGAAAGGAATTTTGCACCTTGATTGTACATTTAATCCAATAGGGAAAGATAAATGCGTTATTTATAAAGACGGTTTTGTAGAAGAAAGTGACTACCAATTGCTATTAGATATTTTTGGTGAAGAAAACTGTTTTGTTATCAATAACGAAGAAATGGTAGCAATGGTACCTAATATTTTCTCAATAGACCACGATATTGTTGTAACAGACGGATCTTTTACAAGGCTAAATCAGCACCTGAGAGAAAAATGGAACTTTACAGTAGAAGAAATTCCGTATAGAGAAGTTTCTAAGATGGGGGGACTTTTGCGTTGTTCTACAATGCCTTTGGTAAGAGAAAAATAA